A genomic window from Acidobacteriota bacterium includes:
- a CDS encoding putative Ig domain-containing protein encodes MLLFLLLRFCYPKFDQRLLLPFALLVVAALCLRPLPQQVHSAAANNQTPLRGAAALAQLKQAGAYDSLRKSLLDARYRATPLPHTPLPLFDHAPLGAFAVQNPAQALRAYFTAGGAMQLLPAQDASWRMGLQLRGVQVGGAWLPVTAAQPTAQNNRVEIQKTVGTSNQTPLIEWYVNAPAGLEQGFTLQVRPVPNTAAPVRLVLAVGGDLQPMLTAGAQAVSFAANNGSEVLRYDKLASVDATGRALPSRMEVRGQELSLVVDDAQAVYPITIDPTFTQVKQLSASDGAADDTFGAAVAVNGDTAVVGAIYATVGGNSFQGAAYIFQRDVGGANNWGEVIKLEDPAGQADDNFGAAVAISGDIVAVGALSGDSVANADNEGAVYLYGRNQGGTDNWGLIKKVSASNGSSGDSFGWSVALSGNRLAVGANFINSSRGAVYLFEQDYDPSNPGTPLTNNWGERKILTAGNAANNDQFGYAVALSNETLIVGAYLGDAATFTDNKGAAYLYQRNQGGADNWGEVKRIAASDGALNDHFGAAVALHNDTAVVGAPDDDDGGNSSGSAYVFLRNQGGANNWGQIKKLTAGDAALNDQFGFAVAVDGDIAIIGAYADNVGLNTDQGSAYAFMRDYDPNNPGTPLTNNWGQFKKVVASDGDVGDQFGYAVAFQGETLLVGSLYDDVTDTDQGSAYVYKFLSTCPAITVSPTSLPNGSVGTAYSQTITASGGGGTYAFSVSAGSLPNGLMLNANTGLLSGTPTAINTFNFTISATDTASDCVGSRAYSVTINGPTWTGAVSSDWHTAGNWSNNAVPASGADVTLPASGVTNEVSISTGDVTVNNLTLNTGRTLNLTNNHTLTINGTLTLTGGNLTAATGSLIAFGSGANASRTSGHLIGSVKKTIAGTGSFTYHTGTANGYSPVAVTINGGTGDLTITAFQTSMPGLAAPTLALNRYWNLTSTLVSPDLNLGFTYLASDIPVTATESLFRILKDTNGSAPITLPGGSTDNVDETTHIAAISNVTSFSNWSAGQPDAPLAVHLAALNAYANKSFSKASSGVTVAWQTGFEADHLGFNVYREDGGQRLKINPTLIAGSALLAGERTPLTAGNSYTWTDARGAASVAYWLEEIDLRGNSTWHGPVIATGNVANPETYPSQLRTKLLSELSDATNPTQQSEWAETPAEYANQGGAESLPLSALMAASDPKSTPWTLPNQTAMKLAVRKTGWYRVTQAELTAAGFNTNGNPLLLQLYADGVEVPMRVFGKGAFGFESLEFFGRGLELPATDTRIYWLTFGNGPGLRLETVTSRIPDQFTSSSFRSTVERKDRIIYFSGLLNGEAENWFGPVISATGALQTLTTRFVERNASATLELALQGVTDQTHAVNIEVNGRYLATMNFTGKAHPVQRFDVPGAWLLEGENEIKLLSAAGASDVNLVDAVRLTYARAYRADNDALSFSLSAGQSAFISGFSTPSLRLLKLNGNGAEREITVKAQLVNGSYGFALLGEGATYLALGDNRPERVAALTRNQPSNWRAASNAADFIIITSREFWNSANKLANARRQNGLRVAVIDVEDVYDEFAYGAHTPQALKDLLTCAGKNWARKPAYALLLGDASSDPRDYLGLGNADFVPTWLGATTYFETGLDNWLADFNNDGVPELALGRLPVRTAAQAEAVINKILAFKSSTAPRNALLVSDRTVDGYDYKRLSNQLAALLPASWTKQQVNRTDGTPDAVRQGIVQFINNQTPLVVNWFGHGSTQVWTGDGLLRTQDAATLTNNAAGLFVMATCLNGYFIDPQQTSLGEAVLTNASGGAFAVVSSSALNQPAAQLVFAQTFYRSLFNSGLTLGQAMTAARVAAIDRDVRNSYVLFGDPTMQLFPVKNK; translated from the coding sequence ATGCTTTTGTTCCTACTACTGCGTTTCTGCTATCCAAAATTCGACCAGCGCTTGCTGTTGCCGTTCGCGCTGCTGGTGGTGGCCGCGCTTTGCCTGCGCCCGCTACCGCAGCAAGTTCATTCCGCCGCCGCGAATAATCAAACGCCTTTGCGCGGAGCGGCGGCCTTGGCACAGTTAAAACAGGCTGGCGCGTATGACTCCCTGCGCAAATCCCTGCTGGATGCGCGCTATCGCGCTACCCCACTGCCGCATACTCCCCTGCCGCTATTCGACCATGCTCCGCTGGGCGCGTTTGCGGTACAAAACCCGGCACAAGCTCTCCGCGCCTATTTCACCGCAGGCGGCGCGATGCAGCTACTGCCTGCGCAGGACGCAAGCTGGCGTATGGGCCTGCAACTGCGCGGTGTTCAGGTTGGCGGCGCTTGGTTGCCGGTGACAGCGGCCCAGCCCACCGCACAAAACAATCGCGTTGAAATTCAGAAGACCGTTGGCACGAGTAATCAAACCCCGCTCATCGAATGGTATGTCAATGCGCCTGCCGGCTTGGAGCAAGGCTTCACGTTGCAGGTGCGGCCGGTGCCAAACACGGCGGCTCCAGTGCGCCTGGTGTTGGCAGTCGGCGGTGACTTGCAGCCCATGTTGACCGCTGGTGCGCAGGCCGTATCGTTTGCGGCGAATAACGGCAGCGAAGTTTTGCGCTATGACAAACTCGCCAGCGTTGATGCCACGGGACGCGCCTTGCCCTCGCGCATGGAGGTTCGCGGGCAAGAGTTATCTTTGGTCGTTGACGATGCACAGGCCGTTTATCCGATTACGATTGACCCGACTTTTACCCAGGTCAAACAGCTTTCGGCCAGTGATGGCGCGGCCGATGATACTTTCGGCGCAGCCGTCGCCGTCAATGGCGACACAGCCGTCGTCGGTGCGATCTATGCCACGGTGGGCGGGAATTCCTTTCAAGGCGCAGCCTACATTTTTCAACGGGATGTGGGTGGCGCGAACAACTGGGGCGAAGTCATCAAGCTGGAAGACCCCGCCGGGCAGGCCGATGACAATTTCGGCGCGGCGGTCGCCATCAGCGGCGACATCGTGGCCGTCGGCGCCTTGAGCGGCGATTCGGTCGCCAACGCCGACAACGAAGGCGCGGTTTACCTTTACGGACGCAATCAAGGCGGCACAGACAATTGGGGCCTGATCAAGAAAGTCAGCGCTAGTAATGGGTCGAGTGGCGACAGTTTCGGCTGGTCTGTCGCGCTCAGCGGCAACCGGCTGGCCGTCGGCGCGAATTTCATCAATTCAAGTCGCGGGGCCGTTTATCTGTTTGAACAGGATTACGATCCCAGCAATCCCGGCACACCACTGACGAACAACTGGGGCGAACGCAAAATACTGACTGCCGGCAATGCGGCCAACAATGACCAGTTCGGCTATGCCGTCGCGCTCAGCAACGAAACGCTCATCGTCGGCGCTTACCTGGGTGACGCGGCGACCTTCACCGACAACAAAGGCGCGGCCTATCTTTACCAACGCAACCAGGGCGGCGCGGACAATTGGGGCGAAGTCAAACGGATTGCCGCCAGCGATGGCGCGCTCAACGATCATTTCGGCGCGGCAGTCGCGTTACACAACGACACCGCCGTCGTCGGCGCGCCGGATGATGACGACGGCGGCAACAGCAGCGGCTCGGCCTATGTGTTCTTGCGCAATCAGGGCGGCGCGAATAATTGGGGGCAAATCAAAAAGCTCACCGCCGGAGATGCCGCGCTCAACGATCAGTTCGGGTTCGCGGTGGCCGTGGATGGCGACATCGCCATCATCGGAGCCTATGCCGATAACGTCGGCCTCAACACCGACCAAGGCTCGGCGTATGCCTTCATGCGCGATTACGATCCGAACAATCCGGGCACGCCGCTCACGAATAACTGGGGCCAATTCAAAAAGGTAGTCGCCAGTGACGGCGATGTCGGCGATCAATTCGGTTACGCCGTGGCCTTCCAAGGCGAGACGCTGCTCGTCGGCAGTTTGTATGACGATGTCACGGATACCGATCAAGGCTCGGCCTACGTCTACAAATTCCTGAGCACCTGTCCTGCCATCACGGTTAGTCCGACTTCGCTGCCAAATGGCTCGGTCGGCACGGCGTATTCGCAAACCATCACGGCCAGTGGCGGCGGCGGCACGTATGCATTCAGCGTTAGTGCCGGTTCGTTGCCCAATGGCTTGATGCTCAACGCCAACACCGGCTTGCTCAGCGGCACCCCCACGGCCATCAACACGTTCAATTTCACGATCAGCGCGACAGACACGGCCAGCGATTGCGTAGGTTCGCGCGCCTACAGCGTGACCATCAACGGGCCGACCTGGACGGGCGCGGTTTCGAGCGATTGGCACACCGCCGGGAATTGGAGCAACAACGCTGTCCCAGCTTCCGGCGCGGATGTCACTCTGCCCGCCAGCGGTGTCACCAACGAAGTCAGCATCAGCACCGGCGATGTGACGGTAAACAACCTGACGCTCAACACCGGCCGCACGCTCAATCTCACCAACAATCACACGCTGACCATCAACGGCACGCTCACGCTCACGGGCGGCAACCTCACTGCCGCAACCGGCAGCCTGATTGCGTTCGGCAGTGGCGCGAACGCCAGCCGCACTTCGGGCCACCTCATCGGCAGCGTCAAAAAAACCATTGCCGGCACGGGCAGCTTCACCTATCACACCGGTACGGCCAACGGTTACTCGCCCGTGGCAGTGACCATCAACGGCGGCACGGGCGACCTCACGATCACGGCCTTTCAGACATCCATGCCCGGTTTGGCCGCGCCAACATTGGCGCTCAATCGGTATTGGAATTTGACCAGCACGTTGGTCAGCCCCGATCTCAATCTGGGCTTCACCTATCTGGCGAGCGACATACCCGTCACCGCCACTGAGAGTCTGTTCCGCATTCTCAAAGACACCAACGGCAGCGCGCCCATCACGCTGCCCGGCGGCAGCACCGATAACGTGGACGAAACAACCCACATTGCCGCAATCAGCAATGTCACCAGCTTTTCCAATTGGAGCGCCGGTCAACCCGACGCGCCGTTAGCCGTGCACCTGGCCGCGCTCAATGCTTACGCCAACAAGTCTTTTTCTAAAGCCAGCAGCGGCGTGACTGTCGCCTGGCAGACAGGCTTTGAAGCGGATCATCTGGGCTTCAATGTTTATCGTGAAGACGGCGGCCAACGCCTCAAAATCAATCCGACGTTGATTGCCGGTTCGGCGCTGCTAGCCGGTGAGCGCACGCCTTTGACCGCCGGCAATTCCTACACCTGGACGGATGCGCGCGGTGCGGCGAGTGTGGCGTACTGGCTGGAAGAGATTGATCTGCGCGGCAACAGCACCTGGCACGGGCCAGTCATCGCAACCGGCAACGTTGCCAATCCTGAAACCTATCCGTCGCAGCTCCGAACCAAACTACTCTCTGAGTTGAGTGACGCAACCAATCCCACGCAACAATCCGAATGGGCCGAGACGCCAGCAGAATATGCGAACCAAGGCGGCGCCGAATCTTTGCCCTTGTCCGCGTTGATGGCGGCGAGTGATCCCAAAAGCACGCCCTGGACGTTGCCCAATCAAACGGCCATGAAGCTGGCCGTGCGCAAAACCGGTTGGTACCGCGTGACGCAAGCCGAGTTGACCGCCGCCGGGTTCAACACCAACGGCAACCCGCTGCTGCTGCAACTCTATGCCGATGGCGTCGAAGTCCCCATGAGAGTGTTCGGCAAAGGCGCATTCGGTTTTGAGTCGTTGGAGTTTTTCGGACGCGGGCTGGAACTGCCCGCGACGGATACGCGCATCTATTGGCTGACGTTCGGGAATGGGCCGGGGCTGCGGCTTGAGACTGTCACAAGCAGGATTCCCGACCAATTCACCAGCAGCAGTTTTCGCTCAACGGTTGAACGCAAAGACCGCATCATCTACTTTTCCGGTCTGCTCAATGGCGAGGCCGAAAACTGGTTCGGCCCCGTCATCAGTGCCACCGGCGCATTGCAAACATTGACCACGCGCTTTGTCGAGCGCAACGCCAGCGCGACGCTCGAACTCGCCTTGCAAGGCGTCACCGATCAAACGCACGCCGTCAACATCGAAGTCAATGGCCGCTATCTCGCCACCATGAACTTCACAGGCAAAGCCCATCCTGTCCAGCGTTTTGACGTGCCGGGCGCGTGGCTGCTGGAGGGTGAGAATGAAATCAAACTGCTGTCGGCGGCGGGCGCGAGCGACGTCAATTTGGTGGACGCCGTGCGGCTGACCTACGCGCGCGCCTATCGAGCCGACAACGATGCCTTGAGCTTCAGCTTGAGCGCCGGGCAAAGCGCCTTTATCAGTGGCTTCAGCACGCCCAGCCTGCGCCTGTTGAAATTGAACGGCAACGGCGCTGAGCGCGAGATCACGGTCAAAGCGCAACTCGTCAATGGCAGTTATGGCTTTGCCTTGCTGGGCGAAGGCGCGACCTATCTGGCGTTAGGCGATAATCGCCCGGAACGTGTCGCGGCCCTCACGCGCAATCAACCTTCCAATTGGCGCGCCGCCAGCAATGCGGCGGATTTCATCATCATCACTTCGCGCGAATTCTGGAACAGTGCCAACAAACTCGCCAATGCGCGCCGCCAGAATGGCCTGCGCGTCGCCGTCATAGACGTTGAAGACGTTTACGATGAATTCGCCTATGGCGCGCACACGCCCCAAGCCCTCAAAGACCTGCTGACCTGCGCCGGTAAAAACTGGGCGCGCAAACCCGCCTATGCTTTGCTATTGGGCGATGCGTCCAGCGATCCGCGCGACTATCTGGGCTTGGGCAATGCCGATTTCGTGCCGACCTGGTTGGGCGCAACGACTTATTTTGAAACGGGACTCGACAACTGGCTGGCCGATTTCAATAACGACGGCGTGCCTGAATTGGCGCTGGGACGTTTGCCGGTGCGCACTGCCGCACAGGCTGAAGCTGTCATCAATAAAATCCTGGCCTTCAAATCCAGCACCGCGCCCCGCAACGCCTTGCTGGTTTCAGATCGCACGGTGGATGGCTATGACTACAAGAGATTGAGCAATCAACTGGCCGCCTTATTACCCGCAAGCTGGACGAAACAGCAGGTCAATCGTACTGACGGCACGCCGGACGCCGTGCGTCAAGGCATCGTGCAATTCATCAATAACCAGACGCCGCTGGTGGTCAATTGGTTCGGGCATGGTTCGACCCAAGTGTGGACAGGCGACGGCCTGTTGCGCACGCAGGATGCCGCGACCCTGACCAACAACGCGGCGGGTTTGTTTGTCATGGCGACCTGTCTGAACGGCTATTTCATAGACCCGCAACAAACCAGTCTGGGCGAAGCGGTGTTGACCAATGCATCCGGCGGGGCCTTCGCCGTCGTCTCGTCGAGCGCGCTCAACCAACCAGCGGCGCAACTGGTTTTTGCACAAACGTTCTATCGCTCGCTTTTCAATTCCGGGCTGACGCTGGGCCAGGCCATGACCGCCGCCCGCGTCGCTGCCATTGACCGCGATGTGCGCAATAGCTATGTGCTGTTCGGCGATCCAACGATGCAGTTGTTCCCGGTTAAGAACAAGTAA